A genomic stretch from Microbacterium luteolum includes:
- the ptsP gene encoding phosphoenolpyruvate--protein phosphotransferase, producing MSELRGVGIGLGVAQGPVVRMTEAMPAPDETPSSIGAEAERARVREAISVVAQELTARGETAGGSAQEVLEAQAMIAEDPTLQDEVDGRIDAGATAERAVHDAFAGFRATLEAVGGYLGERAADLDDIAQRVLARLRGVDAPGVPDPGHPFVLVARDLAPADTALLDLDKVLALITVDGGPTSHTAILAREKGIVAIVGVADGFTLANGDTVIVDAAAGVVTVDPTADEKDRAAQRAAARMSADAAPLTPGALADGTPIALLANLGKPADAADAVERGAEGVGLFRTEFLFLSSSQAPTIAQQRESYRELLEAFPGKKVVVRMLDAGADKPLAFLNDAHEENPALGLRGIRALRASEDILREQLTALAEADAQTDADLWVMAPMVATVEETVYFTTLARDYGLKTAGVMVEVPASALLADRVLAHADFASIGTNDLTQYTMAADRMLGSVAGLQDPWHPAVLRLVREVGDAGSRLGKPVGICGEAAADPMLAVVLVGLGATSLSMAPSALADVRHTLSERTLDEARSLAQVALAADDAAGARKAVADATAALSPHQKETTS from the coding sequence ATGAGCGAGCTGCGCGGTGTGGGAATCGGCCTCGGTGTCGCCCAGGGGCCCGTCGTCCGGATGACCGAGGCCATGCCCGCGCCCGACGAGACCCCCAGCAGCATCGGCGCAGAGGCCGAGCGCGCCAGGGTGCGCGAGGCGATCTCGGTCGTCGCCCAGGAGCTGACCGCGCGCGGCGAGACCGCGGGCGGCTCGGCGCAGGAGGTGCTCGAGGCGCAGGCGATGATCGCGGAGGACCCGACGCTGCAGGACGAGGTCGACGGACGAATCGACGCGGGAGCGACCGCCGAGCGGGCCGTGCACGACGCATTCGCCGGTTTCCGCGCGACCCTCGAAGCCGTCGGAGGCTACCTCGGCGAGCGCGCCGCCGACCTCGACGACATCGCCCAGCGGGTGCTCGCACGGCTGCGCGGTGTCGATGCCCCCGGCGTCCCGGACCCCGGGCATCCGTTCGTCCTCGTCGCGCGTGATCTCGCGCCGGCGGACACGGCGCTGCTCGACCTGGACAAGGTGCTCGCGCTGATCACCGTCGACGGTGGGCCCACCTCGCACACGGCGATCCTCGCCCGCGAGAAGGGCATCGTCGCGATCGTGGGCGTCGCCGACGGATTCACGCTCGCGAACGGCGACACGGTGATCGTCGACGCGGCCGCCGGTGTCGTGACGGTCGACCCGACGGCGGACGAGAAGGATCGCGCCGCTCAGCGCGCGGCCGCTCGCATGTCGGCCGATGCCGCACCACTGACTCCCGGCGCCCTCGCCGACGGCACGCCGATCGCGCTGCTGGCGAACCTGGGGAAACCCGCGGACGCGGCCGATGCGGTCGAACGGGGGGCCGAGGGCGTCGGGCTCTTCCGCACCGAGTTCCTGTTCCTGTCGTCATCGCAGGCGCCGACGATCGCGCAGCAGCGCGAGTCGTATCGCGAGCTGCTCGAAGCGTTCCCCGGCAAGAAGGTCGTCGTGCGGATGCTGGACGCCGGGGCCGACAAGCCGCTCGCGTTCCTCAACGACGCGCACGAGGAGAATCCGGCACTGGGGCTCCGCGGCATCAGGGCGCTGCGCGCGAGCGAGGACATCCTGCGCGAGCAGCTGACCGCCCTCGCAGAGGCGGATGCCCAGACCGACGCCGACCTGTGGGTCATGGCGCCGATGGTGGCGACCGTGGAGGAGACGGTGTACTTCACCACCCTCGCCCGCGACTACGGGCTGAAGACCGCCGGAGTCATGGTCGAGGTGCCCGCCAGCGCACTGCTCGCGGACAGGGTGCTCGCGCACGCCGACTTCGCCTCGATCGGCACGAACGACCTCACGCAGTACACGATGGCCGCCGATCGGATGCTCGGCTCGGTCGCCGGGCTGCAGGATCCCTGGCATCCCGCCGTCCTCCGCCTGGTGCGCGAGGTCGGAGATGCCGGGTCCCGTCTCGGCAAGCCGGTGGGGATCTGCGGCGAGGCCGCCGCCGACCCCATGCTCGCGGTCGTGCTCGTCGGTCTCGGCGCGACGAGCCTGTCGATGGCTCCGTCCGCTCTGGCGGACGTCAGGCACACCCTTTCCGAACGCACCCTCGACGAGGCCCGCAGCCTCGCACAGGTCGCACTGGCGGCGGACGACGCCGCCGGTGCCCGCAAGGCCGTAGCCGATGCCACAGCCGCCCTCTCCCCTCACCAGAAAGAGACGACATCATGA
- a CDS encoding HPr family phosphocarrier protein, with product MTATRTVRIGSSHGLHARPAKLFAQAAKESGLAVTIAKDSGKPVNAASILGVISLAVEHGDYVTLTADGDGAEDVLDTLTELLTTDHDQDAAG from the coding sequence ATGACCGCCACACGCACCGTTCGGATCGGCTCCTCCCACGGCCTGCACGCACGACCCGCGAAGCTCTTCGCACAGGCCGCGAAGGAGTCGGGCCTCGCCGTCACCATCGCCAAGGACTCCGGCAAGCCGGTGAACGCCGCCAGCATCCTGGGCGTCATCTCCCTCGCCGTCGAGCACGGCGACTATGTGACCCTGACCGCGGACGGCGACGGCGCGGAAGACGTGCTCGACACCCTCACCGAGCTGCTCACGACGGACCACGACCAGGACGCCGCCGGATGA
- a CDS encoding PTS sugar transporter subunit IIB: MRILVVCGAGASSTFVAQRLRRAATNAGLDWDASAGMEHSVSASDHDLILVGPHLADRLDAIRDHAHSPVAVLPDDVFADHDGALTLAFARSFLDDLRNSPKGTS, encoded by the coding sequence ATGAGGATCCTCGTGGTGTGCGGCGCCGGTGCGTCCAGCACGTTCGTCGCCCAGCGGCTCCGGCGCGCGGCGACCAATGCCGGGCTCGACTGGGATGCTTCGGCCGGCATGGAGCATTCCGTCTCCGCCAGCGACCACGACCTGATCCTGGTCGGTCCCCATCTCGCCGACCGTCTCGACGCGATCCGCGATCACGCGCATTCGCCCGTCGCCGTGCTTCCGGACGACGTGTTCGCCGACCACGACGGCGCTCTCACCCTCGCGTTCGCACGATCCTTCCTCGACGACCTCAGGAACTCCCCGAAAGGAACATCATGA
- a CDS encoding BglG family transcription antiterminator, translating to MSRQRQDQLLSTLLRQEGWATAASLADVLGVTPRSIRSYVAALNARTPGAGVIESGPAGYRAGPGARGAIRMRQTGESAPRDRLHALVRTLLDLPDGIDVFDTADELHVSEATLEADLVRVRGLLDGTDLALERDRETVRLRGNEAAQRRLLSRLAHDEMDDASFHPETFRRALSGSAVAAHAVGPFKTALVRELGELGYYVNELAIADVLLHIAIAAERVAAGHALDSSPAGAREEIPRVGAVIARLADENFGVVLGEGDSGHLASLVLTRIVAPGEDAAGDVARSGVDPAVEAAVRAEITRAADDYQVDLVDETFVLRLALHVQNLLRRAEESALTRNPLTRSLKTSYPMIFEVAVSIASGLHDRVGTPIHDDEIAYIAMHVGGRLERSRKAESILTATIVCPGYYELHELLRSSVDRSLGSAIEVTSVVTNVDPDWASFDTDLVLSTIEPGSAGDRFVRIQPFLTDADVDRIQQAAARLRRGRRLTRLRGELARYFHADAYVFPLPDEGEEAIIRRLGGLLVTAGLIGEDYVENTIARERMSSTAFTDALAVPHALQMTASRTAIAIGVTDGSAAWGGGRVQVVALAAFSESDRAAFQTVFEQLVEVFSERDSVQRIVRRGTTFEAFLDELVAVIDG from the coding sequence ATGTCGCGACAGCGTCAGGACCAGCTCCTCTCCACCCTGCTCCGTCAGGAGGGCTGGGCGACCGCGGCGAGTCTCGCCGACGTTCTCGGCGTCACGCCGCGCAGCATCCGCTCCTATGTCGCCGCGCTGAACGCGCGCACGCCCGGCGCCGGCGTCATCGAGTCGGGACCGGCGGGCTACCGCGCGGGGCCTGGCGCCCGCGGCGCCATCCGGATGCGGCAGACGGGGGAGTCGGCGCCGCGCGACCGGCTGCACGCGCTCGTGCGGACTCTGCTGGATCTGCCCGACGGCATCGACGTCTTCGACACCGCCGACGAGCTGCATGTCAGCGAAGCGACCCTGGAGGCGGACCTCGTGCGGGTGCGCGGGCTGCTCGACGGCACCGACCTCGCTCTGGAGCGCGACCGGGAGACGGTGCGGCTGCGCGGGAACGAAGCGGCTCAGCGCCGGTTACTCAGCCGGCTGGCGCACGACGAGATGGACGATGCATCGTTCCATCCCGAGACCTTCCGCCGGGCCCTCTCCGGCAGCGCGGTCGCGGCGCACGCCGTCGGTCCGTTCAAGACCGCGCTGGTGCGCGAGCTGGGCGAGCTCGGCTACTACGTGAACGAGCTGGCGATCGCCGACGTGCTGCTGCACATCGCGATCGCGGCAGAGCGCGTCGCCGCGGGCCACGCGCTCGACTCCTCGCCCGCCGGAGCTCGGGAGGAGATCCCCCGGGTGGGGGCGGTCATCGCCCGCCTGGCCGACGAGAACTTCGGCGTCGTGCTCGGCGAGGGGGACAGCGGTCACCTCGCCTCGCTCGTGCTCACGCGCATCGTCGCCCCCGGCGAGGACGCCGCCGGGGACGTCGCACGCAGCGGCGTGGATCCTGCCGTGGAGGCCGCCGTACGGGCCGAGATCACCCGGGCAGCCGACGACTACCAGGTCGATCTCGTCGACGAGACCTTCGTGCTCCGTCTCGCGCTGCACGTGCAGAACCTCTTGCGTCGAGCCGAGGAGAGCGCGCTGACCCGCAACCCGCTCACGCGGTCGCTCAAGACGTCGTACCCGATGATCTTCGAGGTCGCCGTCTCGATCGCGAGCGGGCTGCACGACCGGGTCGGCACGCCGATCCACGACGACGAGATCGCGTACATCGCGATGCACGTCGGCGGACGGCTCGAGCGCAGCAGGAAGGCCGAGTCCATCCTGACCGCCACGATCGTCTGCCCCGGCTACTACGAGCTGCACGAACTGCTGCGCTCCAGTGTCGACAGGTCGCTCGGATCGGCCATCGAGGTCACGAGCGTCGTCACGAACGTCGACCCCGACTGGGCGTCGTTCGACACGGATCTGGTGCTCAGCACGATCGAGCCCGGATCCGCCGGGGACCGCTTCGTGCGCATCCAGCCGTTCCTCACCGACGCGGACGTCGACCGCATCCAGCAGGCAGCTGCGCGTCTCCGCCGCGGTCGGCGGCTCACGAGGCTCCGCGGCGAGCTCGCCCGCTACTTCCACGCCGACGCCTACGTCTTCCCGCTCCCCGACGAGGGCGAGGAGGCGATCATCCGTCGCCTCGGCGGGCTGCTGGTCACGGCCGGCCTGATCGGCGAGGACTACGTCGAGAACACGATCGCCCGCGAGCGGATGTCCTCGACCGCCTTCACGGATGCCCTGGCGGTGCCGCACGCCCTGCAGATGACCGCGAGCCGCACGGCGATCGCGATCGGGGTGACCGACGGCTCGGCCGCCTGGGGCGGTGGCCGGGTGCAGGTCGTCGCGCTCGCGGCGTTCAGCGAGAGCGATCGTGCGGCGTTCCAGACCGTTTTCGAGCAGCTCGTCGAGGTGTTCAGCGAACGTGACAGCGTGCAGCGCATCGTGCGGCGCGGGACGACGTTCGAGGCGTTCCTCGACGAGCTGGTCGCCGTCATCGACGGCTGA
- a CDS encoding HPr family phosphocarrier protein: MPTRRIVVSAHNGVHARPVAELVRLAQAHTATITLRTADGSVVDLSSVLAVMDLAIGTGDAVVLETTDSASSDAVLDQLAEVLDPRS; encoded by the coding sequence ATGCCGACCCGCCGGATCGTCGTCAGCGCTCACAACGGGGTGCATGCGCGCCCTGTCGCCGAGCTCGTGCGCCTCGCTCAGGCGCACACGGCGACGATCACGCTCCGCACCGCCGACGGCTCGGTCGTGGATCTCAGCAGCGTGCTGGCGGTGATGGACCTCGCGATCGGCACCGGCGACGCGGTCGTGCTGGAGACGACGGACTCCGCGTCATCGGATGCGGTGCTCGATCAGCTCGCGGAGGTGCTCGACCCGCGGTCGTGA
- a CDS encoding phospho-sugar mutase: MNDERLAEARAWLRQDPDHETRDELAGLITRAGGGDAAALADLDDRFRTRLAFGTAGLRGELGAGSNRMNRVLVAQAAAGFAAYLREKSTGGTPTVVIGYDGRRNSRVFATDSAELFAGAGLRAILLPRLLPTPVLAYAVRHLGADAGVMVTASHNPPNDNGYKVYLGGRDQGSQIVAPADAEIAAHIQRIADAADAAALPRSTAYETAGEDIVEAYVAATAAVAPAPEGASELRWVYTAMHGVGWETLSRILHAAGYPQPAVVDEQLTPDATFRTVSFPNPEEPGAMDLSFATARRAKADFILANDPDADRLALAIPDAAAQGGWRRLTGNEVGLLLGARAARAAAGVPGASLACSLVSSPGLAAIAAHHGLDFHETLTGFKWISRAPGIAFGFEEALGYLVNPETVRDKDGISAAIAILGLAAEAHGRGATLADLLRELGETYGHFASGQVSVRVEDLAVIGNVMLALRTLPPTQIAGRSIASAEDLLQGAPGQPSGDVLRYRLTDGSRVIVRPSGTEPKLKVYIDSRAESAEGALAAVAELEAGVRALLDERS, translated from the coding sequence GTGAACGACGAGCGGCTCGCCGAGGCCCGTGCCTGGCTGCGACAGGACCCCGACCACGAGACCCGGGATGAACTCGCCGGTCTGATCACCCGGGCCGGAGGCGGCGATGCCGCGGCCCTCGCCGACCTGGACGACCGGTTCCGCACGCGACTCGCCTTCGGAACCGCCGGCCTGCGCGGAGAGCTCGGCGCCGGCAGCAACCGGATGAACCGCGTGCTCGTCGCCCAGGCCGCCGCCGGTTTCGCGGCCTATCTCCGCGAGAAGTCGACGGGCGGCACGCCGACCGTCGTGATCGGCTACGACGGTCGCCGCAACTCGCGGGTCTTCGCCACCGACTCCGCCGAGCTCTTCGCCGGAGCCGGGCTCCGCGCGATCCTGCTCCCCCGACTGCTCCCGACGCCCGTGCTCGCCTACGCCGTGCGCCATCTCGGCGCGGATGCCGGCGTGATGGTGACCGCGAGCCACAACCCGCCGAACGACAACGGCTACAAGGTGTACCTCGGCGGCCGCGACCAGGGTTCGCAGATCGTCGCCCCGGCAGATGCCGAGATCGCCGCGCACATCCAGCGGATCGCGGATGCCGCCGACGCGGCCGCCCTCCCCCGCTCGACCGCCTACGAGACCGCGGGCGAGGACATCGTCGAAGCGTACGTGGCGGCGACCGCGGCCGTGGCACCGGCTCCCGAGGGCGCCTCGGAACTCCGCTGGGTCTACACCGCGATGCACGGGGTCGGGTGGGAGACGCTGTCGCGCATCCTGCACGCTGCCGGCTACCCGCAGCCCGCTGTCGTCGACGAGCAGCTGACCCCCGACGCCACGTTCCGCACCGTCTCGTTCCCGAACCCGGAGGAGCCGGGCGCGATGGATCTGTCCTTCGCGACGGCCCGCCGCGCGAAGGCCGACTTCATCCTGGCGAACGATCCGGATGCCGACCGCCTCGCCCTGGCCATCCCCGATGCTGCGGCACAGGGCGGCTGGCGGAGGCTCACCGGCAACGAGGTCGGACTGCTGCTCGGCGCTCGCGCGGCACGCGCGGCCGCCGGTGTTCCCGGTGCGTCCCTCGCGTGCTCGCTGGTCTCCTCGCCCGGGCTGGCCGCGATCGCCGCGCATCACGGACTCGACTTCCACGAGACGCTCACCGGGTTCAAGTGGATCTCCCGCGCACCCGGCATCGCCTTCGGCTTCGAGGAGGCCCTCGGCTACCTCGTGAACCCGGAGACCGTCCGCGACAAGGACGGCATCTCCGCAGCGATCGCGATCCTCGGACTCGCCGCAGAGGCGCACGGACGCGGGGCCACGCTCGCCGACCTGCTCCGCGAGCTGGGCGAGACCTACGGCCACTTCGCCAGCGGGCAGGTCTCCGTGCGCGTCGAGGATCTCGCGGTCATCGGCAACGTCATGCTGGCCCTGCGCACGCTGCCCCCGACGCAGATCGCCGGGCGCTCGATCGCCTCCGCCGAAGACCTGCTGCAGGGCGCTCCCGGGCAGCCCTCGGGCGATGTCCTCCGGTACCGCCTCACCGACGGCTCCCGGGTGATCGTGCGCCCGAGCGGCACCGAGCCGAAGCTCAAGGTCTACATCGACTCCCGCGCCGAATCCGCCGAGGGCGCCCTGGCGGCCGTGGCAGAACTCGAGGCGGGCGTGCGCGCACTGCTCGACGAGCGCTCCTGA
- a CDS encoding purine-nucleoside phosphorylase yields MPENHSNPLDDPTANPFDVAAQAAADIARLTGVENHDIALTLGSGWGKAADIIGETVATIPATEVTGFSKPALEGHVGTLRSIRTPGGKNVLVIGARTHYYEDHGVRRVVHSVRTAAATGAKIMVLTNGAGGIRETWKPGQPVLISDHINLTADSPLEGATFIDLTDLYAQRLRDIARTIDPSLDEGVYTQFRGPHYETPAEVQMAKHIGGHIVGMSTALEAIAAREAGMEILGFSLITNLAAGIQKTPLSHAEVIEAGREAEPVISALLARVVEAL; encoded by the coding sequence ATGCCCGAAAACCACAGCAACCCCCTCGACGACCCGACCGCGAACCCGTTCGACGTGGCCGCGCAGGCCGCCGCCGACATCGCGCGCCTGACCGGCGTCGAGAACCACGACATCGCCCTCACACTCGGCAGCGGCTGGGGCAAGGCCGCCGACATCATCGGCGAGACCGTCGCGACCATCCCCGCCACCGAGGTCACCGGGTTCTCCAAGCCCGCCCTGGAGGGCCACGTCGGAACGCTCCGCAGCATCCGCACCCCCGGCGGGAAGAACGTGCTCGTGATCGGCGCACGCACGCACTACTACGAGGACCACGGCGTGCGCCGGGTCGTGCACAGCGTCCGCACCGCCGCCGCCACGGGAGCGAAGATCATGGTGCTGACCAACGGTGCCGGCGGCATCCGCGAGACGTGGAAGCCCGGCCAGCCCGTGCTGATCAGCGACCACATCAACCTCACGGCCGACTCGCCGCTCGAAGGGGCGACGTTCATCGACCTCACCGACCTGTACGCCCAGCGTCTGCGGGACATCGCCCGCACCATCGACCCGAGCCTCGACGAAGGCGTCTACACGCAGTTCCGCGGCCCGCACTACGAGACCCCGGCCGAGGTGCAGATGGCGAAGCACATCGGCGGCCACATCGTCGGCATGTCGACCGCTCTCGAAGCCATCGCGGCGCGCGAGGCCGGCATGGAGATCCTCGGCTTCTCGCTCATCACGAACCTCGCCGCCGGCATCCAGAAGACTCCTCTCAGCCACGCCGAGGTCATCGAGGCCGGGCGCGAGGCCGAGCCGGTGATCTCCGCCCTCCTGGCCAGGGTGGTCGAGGCCCTGTGA
- a CDS encoding NAD(P)H-quinone dehydrogenase, giving the protein MDSMTSTPFERTQRVAVLGGGPGGYEAALAAAQLGAEVTLIERVGVGGAAVLTDVVPSKSLIATADAAVAISEASDLGVNFYAKGDHGKPLKPEIAINLAAVNKRLLALAGQQSEDMRSTLLDAGVRILSGHGRLEGANAIIVSTGQGGTDFDRVEADTIIVAVGAAPRELDSAKPDGKRILTWTQLYDMKALPEHLIVVGSGVTGAEFASAYMNLGAKVTLVSSRDQVLPGEDKDAASVLEKVFKRGGMTVLSKSRADKVEAAKDGVTVTLSDGRTVEGSHCLMAVGSIPNTAGIGLEEAGVELNESGHVRVNKVARTSVPNVYAVGDCTNFFPLASVASMQGRTAVFHALGDIVIPLELIKITSNIFTAPEIATVGYSEKDVEDGVADGLVYKLPLAANPRAKMMGIKDGFVKIIARKGSGTVIGGVIVAPKASELIYPIAVAVERRLTVDQVSRVFAAYPSLSSSITDASRAMHLGYIS; this is encoded by the coding sequence ATGGATTCCATGACTTCCACCCCTTTCGAGCGCACTCAGCGCGTCGCCGTCCTCGGCGGCGGTCCCGGCGGATACGAGGCGGCCCTGGCGGCCGCTCAGCTCGGAGCCGAGGTGACGCTGATCGAGCGCGTGGGCGTCGGCGGAGCCGCCGTCCTGACGGATGTCGTGCCGTCGAAGAGCCTGATCGCCACGGCCGACGCGGCCGTCGCGATCTCCGAGGCGAGCGACCTCGGCGTGAACTTCTACGCGAAGGGCGACCACGGCAAGCCGCTGAAGCCCGAGATCGCGATCAACCTCGCCGCCGTGAACAAGCGCCTCCTCGCGCTCGCCGGTCAGCAGTCGGAGGACATGCGCTCCACTCTCCTGGACGCCGGCGTGCGGATACTCTCCGGACACGGCCGGCTCGAGGGAGCGAACGCCATCATCGTGTCGACCGGCCAGGGCGGGACCGACTTCGACCGCGTCGAGGCCGACACGATCATCGTGGCGGTCGGCGCCGCGCCGCGCGAGCTGGACTCCGCGAAACCCGACGGCAAGCGCATCCTGACGTGGACGCAGCTGTACGACATGAAGGCGCTCCCGGAGCACCTCATCGTCGTCGGCTCCGGCGTGACGGGTGCGGAGTTCGCCTCCGCCTACATGAACCTCGGTGCGAAGGTCACGCTCGTCTCGAGCCGCGACCAGGTGCTGCCAGGGGAGGACAAGGACGCGGCGAGCGTCCTGGAGAAGGTCTTCAAACGCGGCGGCATGACCGTGCTCTCCAAGTCCCGCGCCGACAAGGTCGAGGCGGCCAAGGACGGCGTCACGGTCACGCTGTCCGACGGCCGCACGGTCGAGGGCAGCCACTGCCTGATGGCGGTCGGCTCGATCCCCAACACCGCCGGCATCGGCCTCGAGGAGGCGGGCGTCGAGCTCAACGAGTCGGGCCACGTCCGCGTCAACAAGGTCGCACGCACCTCGGTCCCGAACGTGTACGCGGTCGGCGACTGCACGAACTTCTTCCCGCTCGCCTCGGTCGCCTCCATGCAGGGACGCACCGCGGTGTTCCACGCGCTCGGCGACATCGTGATCCCGCTCGAGCTGATCAAGATCACCTCGAACATCTTCACCGCCCCGGAGATCGCCACGGTCGGCTACTCGGAGAAGGACGTGGAGGACGGCGTCGCCGACGGCCTCGTCTACAAGCTCCCCCTCGCCGCCAACCCGCGCGCGAAGATGATGGGGATCAAGGACGGCTTCGTGAAGATCATCGCCCGCAAGGGATCGGGCACCGTGATCGGCGGCGTCATCGTGGCGCCGAAGGCCTCGGAGCTCATCTACCCGATCGCGGTCGCCGTCGAGCGGCGGCTCACGGTCGACCAGGTCTCCCGGGTCTTCGCGGCGTACCCGTCGCTGTCGAGCAGCATCACCGACGCCAGCCGCGCGATGCACCTCGGCTACATCTCCTGA
- a CDS encoding acetyl/propionyl/methylcrotonyl-CoA carboxylase subunit alpha: MPAIAKVLIANRGEIAVRIIRAARDSGIASVAVYADQDRDALHTRLADEAYALGGATSAETYLQIEKILSVARRAGADAVHPGYGFLAENAEFARAVIDAGMIWIGPSPAAIEALGDKVTARHVAEKVGAPLAPGTPGPVETADEVVAFAKEFGLPIAIKAAYGGGGRGLKVARELDEVAELFESATREAVTAFGRGECFVEKYLDKPRHVETQCLADAAGNVVVISTRDCSLQRRHQKLVEEAPAPFLTTEQNDLLYSASKAILKEVGYVGAGTCEFLIGADGTVSFLEVNTRLQVEHPVSEEVTGIDLVREQFRIAAGGTIDYDDPTPQGHSIEFRINGEDPGRGFLPQPGPIHVFKTFGGPGIRLDSGVTAGDSVSGAFDSLLAKIIVTGKDRAEALERSRRALDEFEVAGMPTVLPFHRKVVRDPAFTAENGEFGIFTRWIETEFVNDIPAWDGELESPTSTGSRHTVVVEVAGKRLEVSLPDRVAAPAGTTGRPAAVPPSRRSHATTVNAGASGDAVKSPMQATIVKIAVEEGQQVVKGDLVVVLEAMKMEQPLQAHKDGVVGNINADAGATVSAGHQLLTIS, encoded by the coding sequence ATGCCTGCTATCGCCAAGGTGCTCATCGCCAACCGCGGCGAGATCGCCGTCCGCATCATCCGTGCCGCTCGCGACTCCGGGATCGCCTCGGTCGCCGTATACGCCGATCAGGATCGGGACGCCCTGCACACGCGGCTCGCCGACGAGGCGTACGCGCTCGGCGGTGCGACCAGCGCCGAGACCTACCTCCAGATCGAGAAGATCCTCTCGGTGGCCCGCCGCGCCGGCGCGGACGCCGTGCATCCCGGTTACGGATTCCTCGCCGAGAACGCCGAGTTCGCCCGTGCCGTGATCGACGCCGGCATGATCTGGATCGGCCCGTCGCCTGCCGCCATCGAAGCACTCGGCGACAAGGTGACCGCCCGCCACGTTGCCGAGAAGGTCGGCGCGCCGCTGGCTCCCGGCACCCCTGGTCCGGTCGAGACCGCCGACGAGGTCGTGGCGTTCGCGAAGGAGTTCGGCCTGCCGATCGCCATCAAGGCCGCATACGGCGGCGGCGGTCGCGGTCTCAAGGTCGCCCGCGAGCTCGACGAGGTCGCGGAGCTCTTCGAATCCGCGACCCGCGAGGCTGTCACTGCCTTCGGTCGCGGCGAGTGCTTCGTCGAGAAGTACCTGGACAAGCCGCGGCACGTCGAGACCCAGTGCCTGGCGGATGCCGCCGGCAACGTCGTCGTGATCTCGACGCGCGACTGCTCGCTGCAGCGCCGCCACCAGAAGCTCGTCGAGGAGGCGCCCGCGCCGTTCCTCACCACGGAGCAGAACGATCTGCTGTACTCCGCGTCCAAGGCCATCCTGAAAGAGGTCGGCTACGTGGGCGCCGGCACCTGCGAGTTCCTGATCGGCGCCGACGGCACCGTGTCGTTCCTCGAGGTGAACACCCGCCTGCAGGTCGAGCACCCGGTCTCGGAGGAGGTCACCGGCATCGATCTCGTGCGCGAGCAGTTCCGCATCGCGGCCGGCGGCACGATCGACTACGACGACCCGACGCCGCAGGGGCACTCGATCGAGTTCCGCATCAACGGCGAAGACCCGGGCCGCGGGTTCCTCCCCCAGCCGGGTCCGATCCACGTCTTCAAGACCTTCGGCGGCCCCGGCATCCGTCTCGACTCCGGCGTCACCGCGGGTGACTCGGTCTCCGGCGCCTTCGACTCGCTGCTCGCGAAGATCATCGTGACCGGCAAGGACCGCGCCGAAGCCCTCGAGCGCTCCCGCCGGGCCCTCGACGAGTTCGAGGTCGCCGGGATGCCGACCGTCCTGCCCTTCCACCGCAAGGTCGTGCGCGACCCCGCCTTCACCGCGGAGAACGGCGAGTTCGGCATCTTCACCCGGTGGATCGAGACCGAGTTCGTGAACGACATCCCCGCCTGGGACGGCGAACTCGAATCGCCGACGTCGACCGGCTCACGCCACACGGTGGTCGTCGAGGTCGCGGGCAAGCGCCTCGAGGTGAGCCTCCCGGATCGCGTGGCCGCCCCGGCCGGCACGACCGGTCGTCCGGCGGCTGTGCCGCCGTCGCGTCGCAGCCACGCCACGACCGTCAACGCCGGCGCTTCCGGCGACGCGGTGAAATCGCCCATGCAGGCGACGATCGTCAAGATCGCGGTCGAAGAGGGCCAGCAGGTCGTCAAGGGCGACCTCGTCGTCGTGCTCGAGGCGATGAAGATGGAGCAGCCGCTGCAGGCGCACAAGGACGGCGTCGTGGGCAACATCAACGCGGATGCCGGGGCCACGGTCTCGGCGGGGCATCAGCTGCTCACCATCAGCTGA